GTAAATCGTCGTTTGATGAGGCAGATTTACGAACTAAGACGAAACGCTAACCCACCGCTTTCAGGCTTGGAAGCTATGGAAATGGTTGTATCAAGTCAGCTAGTTGATAAAAAAGAACATAATGAAGAGTTAGAAAAACTGCTATGCGAATTACCAACCCGAAAAGAGAGTCGTAATGACGGTGTGAGATTAATGATAGTGGGTAGCGAAAACGACGATACCCAATTCATAAAGATGGTAGAATCATTAGGAGCTACTCTTGTTATAGATGACAACTGCACTGGGAGCAGATATTTCTGGAATGAAGCAGTTGCTGATGAGAGTAGATTAGTCGCTATTGCTGATAGGTACATAGAACGACCACCTTGCCCAAGCAAAGATTGGGAAGAGCGCAGAAGACTACCGCATTTACTAAAATTAGCGAAAGATTACAACGTTAAAGGAGCTATACTTGTTCAGCAGAAATTCTGCGACCCCCATGAGCTCGATATACCTGCTATTCGGGAATATTTTAATAAAAACGGCATTCCAAGTCTTACACTGGAGCTTGATGTGACCGTCCCTGTAGGCCAGTTTAAGGTCAGGACAGAGGCATTTCTTGAAATGCTAAGAGGCGAGGAGCTGTTTTAGGGGGAAAAGAGTATGAAAGAATATCCAACAGAGCCTTTAAAATGCTGGCAAAAGGCTAAAAAAATAAGAGAAGATTACTACAAGGATTTTGCGGCTGCGAAAGAGAAAGGCGGTATAAGATGGGCTGGCGGTGCCTGGTCCTTTAGCGCTATACCTGCAGGGCTGGGC
The nucleotide sequence above comes from Candidatus Thermoplasmatota archaeon. Encoded proteins:
- the bzdN gene encoding benzoyl-CoA reductase, bzd-type, subunit N, coding for MFQKFKEWYENRHDYAKEWKEKTGGKVLGYFCTYVPEEIIYAAGVLPVRIFGSHEPQDVTEPHIFSMYCPFCRDCLAQGLKGKYSYLDGIMIAQSCLHIRQAFTSWQLHIPINYSYYFLMPNKVQSPRAKPYLIGELAEFKSSLEKWSGKPISDKDLDRGIEILNVNRRLMRQIYELRRNANPPLSGLEAMEMVVSSQLVDKKEHNEELEKLLCELPTRKESRNDGVRLMIVGSENDDTQFIKMVESLGATLVIDDNCTGSRYFWNEAVADESRLVAIADRYIERPPCPSKDWEERRRLPHLLKLAKDYNVKGAILVQQKFCDPHELDIPAIREYFNKNGIPSLTLELDVTVPVGQFKVRTEAFLEMLRGEELF